The Tenebrio molitor chromosome 5, icTenMoli1.1, whole genome shotgun sequence genome has a segment encoding these proteins:
- the haf gene encoding uncharacterized protein haf: protein MQERKTIATLVATAVLFSLSSAQCPWQRESTDLQSACLCSYNLGHELSVQCDMVDWSKLLAALQKYATTTPLDLLYVNNSTIGALKDNIFVNLQVQNLQLSGCKINSVGGDTFKGQEQHLKNLNLQDNDLTEVPVESLRPLRTLSLLDLSHNRISVVPDGAFETLKKLATLKLSDNNVTLSPGALNGLEGSLKNLNLKGTRQKDIPEATRNMRTLAFLDLSQNTLKELPGTTGLQSFEGLDSLTALNLERNLIQKLGQNAFQGVERTLSSLSLLNNLLPDFPTQALGVLSELRVLDIGFNLLTELPDKAFQGNPSITLLALDGNPLATIPFSSLSHLNNTLRGLSLGGRFLHCDCRLAWVIDWIRNGDLQVTSRERNPQFCGSPPQFRDRGFYSIQPEELSCKKEEAVGIATVVSADLDDVSIADVETPVKSTTKQPTTKTTVTTSTISTTTTKTTSSTTKASSTKSKIRTTSPPWKSTQRPSLIMNYPSKSKIDDTNEVIVKNAFRQDNSVIIQWGSDTANILGFRVVYRLFGDKSFKQGPPLEASEREFKIKNVPSQECIIVCVVSLEEINVTPETVPYSQCREVRTVSTASSSMDKITIAASAAICGTIVIAVIIFVAASRRRTRKLHELHQQKIGMKNGLPINGLPVNCCAGMGPTASPGGPLSSLATLSAFNNNKDWDQVSGYSTHSVQRPRMYSVDQPSNLTADDMRSHFSTKGTKPRSIADGQSQNSFSNHSGRYLNAFPSNLISSRQDLRQSRQSLTMQSDRMSTRGPSHHGPSHSVASSRRSRPRSRSRDYNRPSSRYSTAGSTHTLNNYCDNSDNWTDHDMDIYMARNPTTRNGLVPL, encoded by the exons ATGCAGGAACGTAAAACTATCGCCACCCTAGTGGCAACAGCGGTGCTCTTCTCACTATCTTCAGCACAATGTCCTTGGCAACGAGAATCTACAGATCTCCAGTCGGCCTGCTTGTGTTCCTATAATTTAGGACACGAACTTTCTGTGCAATGCGACATGGTGGACTGGTCAAAACTTCTTGCAGCGTTGCAAAAATATGCAACCACAACTCCACTGGACTTACTCTATGTGAATAACTCCACAATTGGTGCTTTAAAGGACAACATTTTTGTGAATCTTCAAGTGCAGAATCTTCAGTTGTCAGgttgtaaaataaatagtgTGGGAGGTGATACTTTTAAAGGACAAGAGCAACACTTAAAAAACCTCAATTTGCAAGACAACGATTTAACTGAAGTGCCTGTTGAAAGTTTGAGGCCACTAAGGACTTTGTCTCTTCTGGATTTATCCCACAACAGGATAAGTGTTGTTCCAGATGGAGCATTTgaaacgttaaaaaaactgGCAACTTTAAAACTATCTGACAATAACGTGACATTATCTCCTGGAGCGTTAAATGGTCTTGAAGGTTCactcaaaaatttgaatttgaaaggaACACGACAGAAAGATATTCCAGAAGCTACTCGAAATATGAGAACCttggcttttcttgatttATCACAAAATACTTTAAAAGAACTACCAGGCACAACGGGACTACAATCTTTTGAAGGTTTGGATTCGCTCACAGCTCTGAATCTTGAAAGAAACTTGATCCAAAAACTTGGACAAAATGCTTTTCAAGGCGTCGAAAGAACACTTAGTTCACTTAGTTTGCTGAACAATTTACTCCCCGATTTTCCAACTCAAGCCTTGGGAGTACTATCCGAACTGCGCGTCTTGGACATCGGATTTAACCTATTGACGGAGCTACCAGACAAAGCTTTCCAGGGCAATCCATCTATTACACTGTTGGCTTTAGATGGCAATCCCTTAGCAACCATCCCATTTTCCTCGTTGTCCCATTTAAACAATACCCTTCGAGGACTCAGCTTGGGTGGTCGTTTTTTACACTGCGATTGCCGACTCGCTTGGGTCATTGATTGGATAAGAAACGGTGATTTACAAGTAACTAGTCGTGAGCGAAACCCTCAATTTTGTGGGAGTCCTCCACAGTTCAGAGATCGCGGCTTTTATAGCATCCAACCTGAAGAATTGTCATGCAAGAAAGAAGAAGCAGTAGGAATTGCCACAGTCGTCAGCGCTGATTTGGACGATGTGTCAATAGCTGACGTTGAGACGCCTGTAAAGAGCACGACGAAGCAACCAACGACGAAAACGACTGTAACGACAAGCACTATATCAACAACCACAACCAAAACCACATCTTCGACGACAAAAGCATCAAgcacaaaatcaaaaattcggACCACTTCTCCTCCATGGAAAAGCACCCAGAGACCATCATTAATAATGAACTATCCATCGAAATCGAAAATTGACGACACCAACGAGGTGATTGTGAAAAATGCTTTTCGCCAAGATAATTCCGTGATTATTCAATGGGGTTCAGACACGGCAAACATTTTGGGTTTTAGAGTTGTGTATCGCTTATTCGGCGATAAAAGTTTTAAACAAGGTCCGCCTTTGGAAGCAAGCGAACgggaatttaaaattaaaaatgtgccaTCACAG GAATGTATAATAGTCTGTGTGGTTTCCTTGGAAGAAATTAACGTAACTCCCGAGACCGTACCCTATTCACAATGTCGCGAAGTTAGGACAGTTTCGACAGCTTCCTCGAGCATGGATAAAATCACAATTGCAGCTAGCGCAGCTATTTGCGGAACGATAGTTATCGCTGTTATCATATTTGTAGCCGCTTCGCGAAGACGAACTCGGAAGTTACACGAACTGCATCAACAGAAGATCGGAATGAAAAACGGTTTACCCATAAACGGGTTACCAGTTAACTGTTGTGCTGGAATGGGACCAACAGCCAGTCCCGGTGGACCGTTATCTTCTTTGGCTACTCTAAGTGCCTTCAACAACAACAAG gaCTGGGATCAAGTCTCAGGTTATAGCACGCACAGCGTCCAGCGACCGAGGATGTACTCAGTAGATCAGCCGTCAAATTTAACTGCCGATGACATGCGTTCACATTTTAGTACAAAAGGAACAAAACCGCGATCTATAGCTGATGGCCAATCCCAAAACAGTTTCTCAAACCATTCCGGACGCTACTTGAACGCGTTCCCtagtaatttaatttcatcacGTCAAG ATCTACGACAATCGAGACAATCTTTGACGATGCAGTCGGACAGAATGTCGACTCGTGGACCTAGTCACCACGGACCGAGTCATTCTGTAGCGTCCTCGAGACGCTCTAGGCCAAGATCCCGATCGAGGGATTATAACCGACCAAGCAGTCGTTATAGCACAGCTGGATCAACTCATACTCTAAATAATTATTGCGATAATTCTGATAACTGGACCGATCATGATATGGACATTTACATGGCAAGAAACCCCACCACTAGAAACGGTCTTGTACCGCTTTAA